The following coding sequences lie in one Myxococcus xanthus genomic window:
- a CDS encoding cupin domain-containing protein, whose amino-acid sequence MDVKHLSSFQDFSPEKLLKHNVFQSGRFFLDVYCLQPGQAQKPHRHATSDKVYVVLDGRCRFRVGAEEEVHGPGAAIFAPAGAEHGVANDGPDAARLLVLMSPPPEHA is encoded by the coding sequence ATGGATGTGAAGCACCTGTCGTCCTTCCAGGACTTCTCACCGGAGAAGCTCCTGAAGCACAACGTCTTCCAGTCCGGCCGTTTCTTCCTGGACGTGTACTGCCTCCAGCCGGGACAGGCCCAGAAGCCCCACCGCCATGCCACGTCGGACAAGGTGTATGTCGTCCTCGACGGACGCTGCCGGTTTCGCGTGGGCGCCGAAGAGGAAGTCCACGGCCCTGGCGCCGCCATTTTCGCCCCCGCGGGCGCCGAACACGGCGTCGCCAACGACGGCCCCGATGCCGCCCGCCTCCTCGTTCTGATGTCCCCGCCCCCGGAGCATGCATGA
- a CDS encoding fumarylacetoacetate hydrolase family protein: protein MKLATLKDGTRDGRLIVVKRDNTAYALATNVALTLQAALDDWETKEPQLRALDAQLEAGTVQSRPLDVSALHAPLPRAYEWVDGSAYLNHVILVRKARGAEPPETLKTDPLVYQGGSGDFLAPTADIPLADEAWGLDFEGEVCAILGDTPQGTKAENAAPHVKLLMLANDVSLRNLIPNELAKGFGFFQSKPATAFSPFAVTPDELGAAWHDGRIHLRLRSVLNGQQVGDTDAGPEMHFSFFDLIQHLCKTRSYTAGTILGSGTVSNADRERGISCLAERRMIETIEQGAPKTPFMKPGDTIDIEMTDAEGRSVFGRISQKVVKVP, encoded by the coding sequence TTGAAGCTCGCGACGCTCAAGGACGGAACCCGTGACGGCCGCCTCATCGTCGTCAAGCGGGACAACACGGCCTATGCGCTGGCCACCAACGTGGCGCTCACGCTGCAGGCCGCGCTGGACGACTGGGAGACGAAGGAACCACAACTGCGTGCGCTGGACGCCCAACTGGAGGCGGGCACGGTGCAGAGCCGCCCGCTGGATGTCAGCGCCCTGCACGCGCCCCTGCCGCGCGCCTACGAATGGGTGGACGGCAGCGCGTACCTCAACCACGTCATCCTGGTGCGCAAGGCGCGCGGCGCCGAGCCCCCGGAGACGTTGAAGACGGATCCGCTGGTGTACCAGGGCGGCTCCGGGGACTTCCTGGCGCCCACCGCCGACATCCCCCTGGCCGACGAGGCCTGGGGCCTGGATTTCGAAGGTGAGGTCTGCGCCATCCTGGGCGACACGCCCCAGGGCACGAAGGCGGAGAACGCGGCGCCGCACGTCAAGCTGCTGATGCTGGCCAACGACGTGTCCCTGCGCAACCTCATCCCCAACGAGCTGGCCAAGGGCTTCGGCTTCTTCCAGAGCAAGCCGGCCACGGCCTTCAGCCCCTTCGCGGTGACGCCGGACGAGCTGGGCGCGGCCTGGCACGACGGGCGCATCCACCTGCGGCTGCGCTCGGTGCTCAACGGGCAGCAGGTGGGCGACACGGACGCGGGTCCGGAGATGCACTTCTCCTTCTTCGACCTCATCCAGCACCTGTGCAAGACGCGCAGCTACACGGCGGGCACCATCCTGGGCAGCGGCACCGTGTCCAACGCGGACCGCGAGCGTGGCATCTCCTGCCTCGCCGAGCGCCGGATGATTGAGACGATTGAGCAGGGCGCGCCCAAGACGCCCTTCATGAAGCCGGGCGACACCATCGACATCGAGATGACGGATGCCGAAGGCCGCAGCGTGTTCGGCCGCATCTCCCAGAAGGTGGTGAAGGTGCCATGA
- the chrA gene encoding chromate efflux transporter: MSPSLSPQGGLPSSPASPVDRATSLRELAVLFLRLGTFAFGGPAAHIAMMEDEVVRRRGWLSREEFVDLLGATNLIPGPNSTELAIHIGHRRAGWPGLLVAGACFILPAFFMVAAIAWAYTRFGTLPKVDAVLHGVKAVIIAVVAQALWGLLRAVVRTPLVACVGAAAVAAAFMGVNELLLLLLSGLAVLAWRGMERQRPGAPRAGVAPLWPLLSLGATTATAAAPFTLHGLFLFFVKVGSVLYGSGYVLLAFLRTGLVERYGWLTEAQLLDAVAVGQVTPGPVFTTATFIGYVMGGPSGAVVATAGIFLPAFVFVALSGPLVPRLRRSWVAGAFLDGVNVASLALMAVVTWQLGRAVLVSPLPVALAAVAAVLLIRYRVNSAWLVMGGGCVGVLAAGGLSAG, translated from the coding sequence ATGAGTCCCTCCTTGTCCCCGCAGGGTGGCCTTCCGTCGTCTCCCGCTTCGCCGGTGGACCGCGCCACGTCGCTGCGGGAACTGGCCGTGTTGTTCCTCCGGCTGGGGACGTTCGCCTTCGGCGGCCCGGCGGCTCACATCGCGATGATGGAGGACGAGGTGGTGCGCCGCCGCGGCTGGCTGTCGCGCGAGGAGTTCGTGGACCTGCTCGGCGCCACGAACCTGATTCCGGGGCCCAACTCCACGGAGCTGGCCATCCACATCGGCCATCGGCGCGCGGGCTGGCCCGGCCTGCTGGTGGCGGGCGCGTGCTTCATCCTCCCCGCCTTCTTCATGGTCGCGGCCATCGCCTGGGCGTACACGCGATTCGGCACGCTGCCGAAGGTGGACGCCGTGTTGCATGGCGTGAAGGCCGTCATCATCGCCGTGGTGGCCCAGGCGCTCTGGGGGCTGCTACGCGCCGTCGTGCGGACACCGCTGGTCGCCTGTGTGGGAGCGGCTGCCGTGGCGGCGGCTTTCATGGGCGTCAATGAGCTGCTCCTGCTGCTCTTGTCGGGGCTCGCCGTGCTCGCGTGGCGCGGCATGGAACGACAACGGCCAGGCGCTCCTCGGGCGGGGGTGGCGCCGCTGTGGCCGTTGCTGTCCTTGGGTGCCACCACCGCCACGGCCGCCGCCCCCTTCACCCTGCACGGCCTCTTCCTCTTCTTCGTCAAGGTGGGCTCTGTGCTGTACGGCAGCGGCTACGTGCTGCTGGCCTTCCTTCGCACCGGGCTGGTGGAGCGCTACGGTTGGCTGACCGAAGCCCAGCTGCTGGACGCGGTGGCGGTGGGGCAGGTGACGCCGGGGCCCGTGTTCACCACGGCCACCTTCATCGGCTACGTGATGGGCGGCCCCTCGGGCGCGGTGGTGGCCACGGCAGGCATCTTCCTGCCCGCCTTCGTCTTCGTGGCGCTAAGTGGACCGCTGGTGCCGCGGCTGCGCCGCTCGTGGGTGGCCGGCGCCTTCCTGGACGGCGTCAACGTGGCGTCGCTCGCGCTGATGGCGGTGGTGACGTGGCAGCTGGGGCGGGCCGTGCTGGTGAGTCCGTTGCCCGTGGCACTGGCGGCCGTGGCCGCCGTGCTGCTCATCCGCTATCGCGTCAATTCCGCGTGGTTGGTGATGGGCGGCGGCTGCGTGGGGGTACTGGCCGCCGGGGGCCTCAGCGCGGGGTGA
- a CDS encoding spermidine synthase: protein MQPTSSLTWLSFITGMTVMASEMAASRLMAPYFGGSTPVWATLISLVLGGLALGAHLGGRAADRSGRLTPLLNALCLCALALALLPFLARTLLPGATAAVLGGRPVEGLGRVALLLVVAMPPLLVLGAVGPYVLRVGLPGVASAGAHAGRLSSASTVGSITGTLLAAFVVLPLLGTARTMALFAAVLGLTASWHLGWRWRLPAVGVPMVALALGVHALPRSPKAVDVAESPYAFIQVVKDEHGTRSLVFDEGYAVQSVHRPGLPVRGEVFGHYLLVPAMAQAAPRAPRVLVLGLGAGTSARGLRETYPGVEVVGVELDAEVVRLGRAHFDLPSEVEVHVGDARAFLASDTRQYDVILVDAFRFPYVPFHLTTREFAAAVAARLKPGGVACFNVGRYAQERAVVEAVGATLATVFPEVRAADARNHSNTLLFAGAPGLADRLAARTASLPASLRPLAERVAGELKPVPEGEPLTDDKAPVEWLTDAILLRALSSGEKLQ, encoded by the coding sequence ATGCAACCCACGTCTTCGCTGACATGGCTGTCCTTCATCACCGGCATGACGGTCATGGCATCGGAGATGGCGGCGTCACGACTGATGGCGCCCTACTTCGGCGGCAGCACGCCCGTCTGGGCCACGCTCATCTCCCTGGTCCTGGGCGGGCTCGCGCTGGGCGCGCATCTGGGAGGCCGCGCGGCTGACCGCTCGGGCCGCCTGACGCCGCTGCTGAACGCGCTCTGCCTCTGTGCGCTCGCCCTGGCCCTGCTGCCCTTCCTCGCGCGGACGCTGCTGCCCGGCGCCACGGCCGCGGTGCTGGGGGGACGCCCCGTGGAGGGGCTGGGCCGCGTGGCCTTGCTACTGGTGGTAGCGATGCCGCCCCTGCTGGTGCTTGGCGCGGTGGGCCCCTACGTGCTGCGCGTGGGGCTACCGGGGGTGGCGTCAGCCGGCGCGCACGCTGGACGCCTGTCGTCGGCGTCCACGGTGGGCAGCATCACCGGAACGCTGCTGGCGGCCTTCGTCGTGCTGCCCCTGCTGGGCACCGCGCGCACCATGGCGCTCTTCGCGGCGGTGCTGGGGCTCACTGCCTCCTGGCACCTGGGATGGCGGTGGCGGCTGCCCGCGGTGGGCGTGCCCATGGTGGCACTGGCCCTGGGCGTCCACGCCCTGCCCCGCAGCCCCAAGGCCGTGGACGTGGCCGAGTCACCCTATGCCTTCATCCAGGTGGTGAAGGACGAACACGGCACCCGCTCGCTCGTCTTCGATGAGGGCTACGCGGTGCAGAGCGTCCACCGGCCTGGCCTGCCTGTGCGCGGAGAAGTCTTCGGGCACTACCTGCTGGTCCCCGCCATGGCCCAGGCAGCGCCACGAGCGCCCCGGGTGCTGGTCCTGGGCCTGGGCGCGGGCACGAGCGCCAGGGGCCTGCGGGAGACGTACCCCGGCGTGGAGGTGGTGGGCGTGGAGCTGGACGCGGAGGTGGTGCGGCTGGGCCGTGCGCACTTCGACCTGCCCTCCGAGGTGGAAGTTCACGTCGGAGACGCGCGCGCCTTCCTCGCGAGCGATACCCGCCAGTACGACGTCATCCTGGTCGACGCGTTCCGCTTCCCCTACGTCCCCTTCCATCTGACGACGCGCGAGTTCGCCGCCGCCGTGGCCGCGCGCCTGAAGCCCGGTGGCGTGGCCTGCTTCAACGTGGGGCGCTACGCGCAGGAGCGCGCGGTGGTGGAGGCCGTGGGAGCCACGCTGGCCACCGTCTTCCCGGAGGTCCGGGCCGCCGACGCGCGCAACCACAGCAACACGCTGCTCTTCGCCGGGGCCCCCGGGCTCGCGGATCGGCTCGCGGCTCGCACAGCGTCACTTCCCGCATCGCTGCGCCCGCTGGCGGAGCGCGTGGCCGGAGAGCTGAAGCCGGTGCCCGAGGGCGAGCCGCTGACGGACGACAAGGCCCCGGTGGAGTGGCTCACGGACGCCATCCTCCTGCGGGCCCTCTCGAGTGGGGAGAAGCTCCAATGA
- the maiA gene encoding maleylacetoacetate isomerase, with protein MTGLRLYSYWRSSASWRVRIGLHLKGLKFDYVPVHLVKDGGEQNSAAYRAVNPMRTLPTLEWTEADGSVRRLSQSLPVLEYLDERFPAPALLPADAFLRAKSRMLAEMVNSGIQPLQNLSVMQHVKQALDADDKAWSAYWNTRGLEALEAAVQSTVGRFCVGDAVSLADVCLVPQLYGARRFGVDLSPYPTLLRIEAECQALPAFQAAQADRQPDAVPA; from the coding sequence ATGACGGGCCTTCGGCTCTACAGCTACTGGCGCTCGTCCGCGTCTTGGCGGGTGCGTATCGGCCTGCACCTGAAGGGGCTGAAGTTCGACTACGTGCCGGTGCACCTGGTGAAGGACGGCGGCGAGCAGAACAGCGCCGCGTACCGGGCGGTCAATCCCATGCGCACGCTGCCCACGCTGGAGTGGACGGAGGCGGATGGCTCGGTGCGCCGGCTGTCCCAGTCGCTGCCGGTGCTGGAGTACCTGGACGAGCGCTTCCCGGCGCCCGCGCTGCTGCCCGCTGACGCGTTCCTCCGGGCGAAGTCCCGGATGCTGGCGGAGATGGTGAACTCCGGTATCCAGCCCCTGCAGAACCTGTCCGTGATGCAGCACGTCAAGCAGGCGCTGGACGCGGACGACAAGGCGTGGTCGGCCTACTGGAACACGCGGGGCCTGGAGGCGCTGGAGGCGGCGGTGCAGTCCACGGTGGGGCGCTTCTGCGTCGGGGATGCGGTGTCGCTCGCGGACGTGTGCCTGGTGCCGCAGCTCTACGGCGCGCGCCGCTTCGGCGTGGACCTGTCGCCGTACCCCACGCTGCTGCGCATTGAAGCCGAGTGCCAGGCGCTGCCCGCCTTCCAGGCCGCCCAGGCCGACCGGCAGCCGGACGCGGTTCCCGCCTGA
- a CDS encoding YgfZ/GcvT domain-containing protein — translation MEPLSLHFLHEKAGARFGAVGGRETVAGYGDSEGEYRAAKASVALHDASYRETLRITGEDRASYLHGMVTQEVNNLPVGTAAYAAMVTVKGAMVADARILKRETDLLLDLEPGTGAKVREFLDKYLISEDAELHEATGELALLRLLGPQTADVLSAALGSPHAPLSHHAARTATLAGQEVWLLGSTAIEPHGVDVWVPRAGLEGAWQALSDAGAAHGMKPLGFEALELLRVEAGVPRYGQDMVDTTIPLEANLANAISYNKGCYIGQEVIARATFRGHMNRKLTGLLLGDADVAPGTELRRGEKKVGWLTSVVQSPVAGQRVALGYVHRDSLEPGTELTLAAGPATVKVASLPFSA, via the coding sequence ATGGAACCGCTGTCTCTGCATTTTCTTCACGAGAAGGCGGGCGCCCGCTTCGGCGCTGTGGGCGGCCGGGAAACCGTGGCCGGGTATGGAGACTCGGAGGGAGAATACCGGGCGGCGAAGGCGTCCGTGGCCCTCCATGATGCCTCCTACCGCGAAACCCTCCGAATCACTGGAGAAGACCGGGCCTCTTACCTACACGGGATGGTCACCCAGGAGGTGAACAACCTGCCCGTGGGCACCGCGGCCTATGCCGCCATGGTTACCGTCAAGGGGGCCATGGTGGCGGATGCCCGCATCCTCAAGCGGGAGACAGACCTCCTCCTGGATTTGGAGCCCGGCACCGGCGCCAAGGTGCGGGAGTTCCTGGATAAATACCTCATTTCCGAGGACGCCGAGCTGCACGAGGCCACGGGGGAGCTGGCCCTGCTCCGGCTGCTCGGGCCCCAGACGGCAGACGTCCTGTCGGCCGCCCTGGGCAGCCCCCATGCGCCGCTGTCGCACCATGCCGCCCGCACGGCCACGCTGGCGGGCCAGGAGGTGTGGCTGCTGGGGAGCACCGCCATCGAGCCCCATGGGGTCGACGTCTGGGTGCCGCGCGCCGGCCTGGAGGGCGCCTGGCAGGCCCTGTCCGACGCGGGCGCCGCTCACGGGATGAAGCCCCTGGGCTTCGAGGCCCTGGAGCTGCTCCGCGTGGAGGCCGGTGTGCCCCGGTACGGGCAGGACATGGTGGACACCACCATTCCGCTGGAAGCCAACCTGGCGAACGCCATCTCCTACAACAAGGGTTGCTACATCGGGCAGGAGGTCATCGCCCGAGCCACCTTCCGCGGCCACATGAACCGCAAGCTGACGGGGCTGCTGCTGGGCGACGCGGACGTGGCCCCCGGCACCGAGCTGCGGCGCGGGGAGAAGAAGGTGGGCTGGCTGACCAGCGTGGTGCAGTCGCCTGTCGCGGGGCAACGGGTGGCCCTGGGCTACGTGCACCGGGATTCGCTGGAGCCGGGCACCGAGCTGACGCTGGCGGCGGGCCCCGCCACGGTGAAGGTGGCGTCCCTCCCCTTCTCCGCGTGA